A window of the Planctomycetota bacterium genome harbors these coding sequences:
- a CDS encoding LptE family protein, protein MTDNLKIKTAFINHGKFNHKPTFPDGVTMINLAKIMTLSAIVSFVIAAGCGYTPVYYSKGVKNIAVPIFDNQTLWRGYEFELTNLVQNEIISKMPNYRIVSKNNDADIVIYGTITSLSKPVVTEGELDRTIQSQLAMTVNIVVRNRRDSKVLFQGNRTETEPFTGQRSENEDSAKRAVYEKLARWVTNVLGNQEALK, encoded by the coding sequence ATGACTGATAACCTTAAAATCAAAACAGCCTTCATAAACCACGGGAAATTTAATCACAAGCCAACTTTTCCTGACGGGGTAACCATGATTAATCTTGCTAAAATAATGACCCTCAGCGCGATTGTTTCTTTTGTCATTGCCGCCGGCTGCGGTTACACGCCGGTTTATTATTCCAAAGGCGTTAAAAATATTGCCGTCCCTATCTTTGACAACCAGACTTTATGGCGCGGGTATGAATTCGAACTGACCAACCTGGTCCAGAACGAAATAATCTCCAAGATGCCCAATTACCGGATAGTCTCCAAAAATAATGACGCGGATATCGTAATTTACGGTACCATCACAAGCCTTTCCAAACCGGTAGTGACGGAAGGCGAGTTGGACCGGACAATCCAGTCCCAATTGGCCATGACTGTAAATATCGTGGTCAGAAACCGGCGTGATTCCAAGGTGCTTTTCCAGGGGAACCGGACCGAAACCGAACCTTTCACCGGGCAAAGGTCGGAAAATGAGGATTCCGCCAAGCGCGCCGTTTATGAAAAACTTGCCCGCTGGGTAACCAACGTGCTGGGAAACCAGGAAGCCCTTAAATAA
- a CDS encoding ATP-dependent metallopeptidase FtsH/Yme1/Tma family protein: protein MSNEPKKPKQNRIPDDPPRSRGFLFFILFFGLLGLMVYLGYNLVGPQPKKITFQELYEQANNGWIKNIVITGSDKVKEAGGEYKDGFPKGEDFKKFSTYPFMEMELDKEILQKLYIAVGKDNIRFDPGNSFWEQILLIMIPWVLIIGVIWYLFFRQIRSADGGGPPGVFSFGKSRARFASREQRKVTFADVAGIEDAREEVGEIIEFLKNPKKFQKIGARIPRGVLLVGPPGTGKTLLAKAIAGEANVPFLSMSGSDFVEMFVGVGASRVRDLFKQAKSNSPCIVFLDEIDAVGRHRGSGLGGGHDEREQTLNAILVEMDGFDTDTSIIIMAATNRPDVLDPALLRPGRFDRQIVLDMPDVKGREAILKVHARKIKLDPSVDLSLLAKTTPMFSGADLEATINEAALMAVMKKRETALMEDLEEARDKVRWGRQKRSRQMAEEDKKITAYHESGHAVVSYVLPEVENVHKVTIIPRGISLGSTMLLPEKDRYHMHKKYVLGNITTLFGGRVAEETFCTDISTGARSDIKQATDMARSMVTEWGMSEKLGPISYTDSEEHLFLGREITRSKPHSEMTAQTIDDEVKSIITSCYNRAREIINANKEVCAKMAQALLKYEVLNTEDVEKIFKGADINTLHDNGTAPAPAKAEPAAPNAPEIKPT, encoded by the coding sequence ATGAGCAACGAGCCTAAAAAACCGAAACAAAACCGGATACCGGATGACCCGCCGCGTTCAAGGGGATTTTTATTCTTTATTCTCTTCTTTGGATTGCTTGGATTAATGGTTTACCTTGGTTATAATTTAGTCGGTCCTCAGCCGAAAAAAATCACCTTTCAAGAGCTTTATGAACAGGCAAATAATGGTTGGATAAAAAACATCGTCATAACAGGCTCGGACAAGGTCAAGGAAGCAGGGGGTGAATACAAGGATGGTTTTCCCAAAGGAGAGGATTTCAAGAAATTCAGCACCTATCCGTTCATGGAGATGGAACTCGACAAGGAAATACTCCAGAAACTTTACATCGCGGTCGGCAAGGATAACATCCGTTTTGACCCGGGCAATTCTTTCTGGGAACAGATATTGCTTATCATGATTCCCTGGGTACTGATAATCGGCGTAATCTGGTATCTCTTTTTCCGGCAGATAAGGTCGGCCGACGGCGGCGGCCCTCCGGGTGTATTTTCCTTCGGAAAAAGCCGCGCCCGTTTTGCCTCGCGCGAACAGCGCAAAGTCACCTTTGCCGATGTCGCCGGAATCGAGGATGCCCGTGAAGAAGTCGGTGAAATAATAGAATTCCTTAAAAACCCCAAGAAATTCCAGAAGATAGGCGCCAGAATCCCCCGCGGCGTCCTTCTGGTCGGCCCTCCGGGAACCGGGAAAACGCTCCTGGCAAAAGCCATCGCCGGGGAGGCTAACGTCCCCTTCCTCTCCATGTCCGGCTCGGATTTCGTGGAGATGTTCGTCGGCGTGGGCGCCTCGCGCGTGCGCGATTTATTCAAGCAGGCGAAAAGCAATTCGCCCTGCATCGTCTTCCTTGACGAAATTGATGCCGTCGGCCGCCACCGCGGCAGCGGCTTGGGCGGCGGGCATGATGAGCGCGAACAAACACTTAACGCCATACTCGTTGAAATGGACGGATTCGATACGGATACCAGCATCATTATCATGGCGGCAACCAACCGGCCGGATGTCCTTGACCCGGCGCTTTTGAGACCGGGCAGATTCGACCGCCAAATCGTGCTTGATATGCCGGATGTCAAAGGGCGCGAGGCAATCCTAAAAGTCCACGCGCGCAAAATAAAGCTTGACCCTTCGGTTGACCTTTCTCTTCTGGCAAAAACTACACCCATGTTTTCCGGAGCTGACCTGGAAGCGACCATAAATGAAGCGGCTCTGATGGCGGTTATGAAGAAAAGGGAAACCGCCTTGATGGAAGACCTCGAAGAAGCCCGCGATAAAGTCCGCTGGGGCCGCCAGAAACGCAGCCGCCAGATGGCCGAGGAAGACAAAAAAATCACCGCCTACCACGAAAGCGGGCACGCGGTTGTTTCTTATGTCCTGCCGGAAGTGGAAAATGTCCATAAGGTCACCATCATCCCGCGCGGGATTTCACTGGGTTCGACCATGCTCCTGCCGGAAAAAGACCGTTACCACATGCATAAAAAATATGTCCTGGGAAACATCACCACCCTCTTCGGCGGCAGGGTGGCCGAAGAAACTTTCTGCACGGATATCTCGACCGGTGCCCGTTCGGATATAAAACAAGCCACCGATATGGCGCGGTCTATGGTCACCGAATGGGGAATGAGCGAAAAGCTTGGCCCCATAAGCTATACGGACAGCGAAGAACACCTATTCCTGGGAAGGGAAATCACCCGCTCCAAACCCCACAGCGAAATGACCGCCCAGACAATCGATGATGAAGTAAAATCAATCATCACTTCCTGTTATAACCGCGCCAGGGAAATAATAAACGCAAATAAAGAGGTCTGCGCCAAAATGGCCCAGGCATTATTGAAATACGAGGTTCTGAATACCGAGGACGTGGAAAAGATATTCAAAGGCGCTGATATCAATACGCTCCATGATAACGGGACCGCGCCGGCACCGGCAAAGGCAGAACCGGCCGCTCCAAATGCGCCTGAAATTAAACCAACATAA
- a CDS encoding NPCBM/NEW2 domain-containing protein codes for MKKASGLGLLCVILFTLPAISQNTPKIEICDMDNNTIAADGISIDAEGKCHLTLAAGEQIIPCDSVLEIVFSQSAPRKSAGWEFTLTNGDTVCGIIKEALKDGIKVESALLGDVNLGFGSLKALRNLSGSAQPATEKQAEDTIQFLSGDSDKGVVAEITKDSLKLNSSVYKKEKTYALDQIALVTISQLAPPPEEPKVILALISGIDNSRLTGQIKKLEGKTVSFSAPYKFNSAGNSNELVIALDKISRISFRNPNCVYLSDISPSSVKEYPTLYDPDHIIFPWNYQKDRNVMKTGPISVKGKKFYKGLGVHANCELTYKLDGKFRKFIATVGLDDTAEGKGTVQFVVYLDGKKAYESKVMKGDSAPETINLDTSGAKELKLVLNDGGDLHILDRAAWAGARLLK; via the coding sequence ATGAAAAAGGCATCAGGGTTGGGTTTATTATGCGTCATCCTTTTTACTCTGCCCGCAATCTCGCAAAACACCCCTAAAATCGAAATCTGCGATATGGATAATAACACCATCGCGGCAGACGGCATCTCTATTGATGCCGAAGGCAAATGCCACCTCACCTTAGCCGCGGGCGAACAGATAATCCCTTGCGACTCCGTCTTGGAAATAGTCTTTTCCCAATCCGCGCCCAGGAAATCCGCCGGCTGGGAATTCACACTCACCAATGGAGACACCGTCTGCGGGATAATCAAGGAAGCCTTAAAAGACGGCATCAAGGTGGAATCAGCTCTGCTCGGCGATGTCAACCTGGGATTTGGCTCCTTAAAAGCCCTAAGGAATTTATCCGGTTCCGCCCAGCCTGCTACGGAAAAGCAGGCAGAAGACACCATCCAGTTCTTAAGCGGTGATAGCGACAAAGGCGTCGTCGCGGAAATCACCAAAGATAGCCTGAAGCTGAATTCATCCGTCTATAAAAAGGAAAAGACCTATGCGCTCGACCAGATAGCCCTGGTCACCATCTCCCAGCTTGCACCGCCGCCCGAAGAGCCCAAAGTGATTCTGGCGCTGATTTCCGGTATTGATAACAGCCGGCTGACCGGACAGATTAAAAAGCTGGAAGGCAAAACCGTTTCTTTCTCCGCACCGTATAAATTTAATTCCGCCGGCAATTCAAACGAGCTCGTTATCGCGCTGGATAAAATCTCGCGGATTTCATTCAGGAACCCGAACTGCGTTTACCTTTCGGATATATCGCCCTCATCGGTAAAGGAATACCCAACCTTATATGACCCGGACCACATCATCTTTCCCTGGAATTACCAGAAAGACCGTAACGTCATGAAGACTGGTCCCATCTCAGTGAAAGGCAAGAAATTTTATAAGGGTCTCGGCGTCCACGCCAATTGCGAACTCACTTATAAGCTGGATGGCAAATTCAGGAAATTCATCGCCACTGTCGGGCTGGATGACACCGCGGAAGGCAAAGGCACGGTCCAGTTTGTTGTTTACCTTGACGGCAAAAAGGCCTATGAAAGCAAAGTCATGAAAGGCGACAGCGCTCCGGAAACTATCAATCTCGATACCTCCGGCGCCAAGGAACTGAAACTGGTCCTGAATGACGGGGGCGATTTGCATATCCTCGACCGCGCCGCCTGGGCAGGCGCCAGACTGCTGAAATGA